In Solanum pennellii chromosome 7, SPENNV200, the following are encoded in one genomic region:
- the LOC107025732 gene encoding uncharacterized protein LOC107025732, with protein sequence MGRGRGKGKKLTDDPGSDEEEKIPPQKRRGRPLKDDIDEEAVEMIEEDDSESEKLGIQNLEINGKKRRRNTRVKEKHDSVKEENGNDESNNVFRHRRKNKPRRAAEAGVKCN encoded by the coding sequence ATGGGTCGAGGTAGAGGAAAGGGTAAGAAACTGACTGATGATCCAGGAAGTGATGAGGAAGAAAAGATCCCTCCACAGAAGAGGAGAGGAAGGCCACTCAAAGATGACATTGATGAAGAAGCAGTGGAGATGATTGAAGAGGATGATTCTGAGAGTGAAAAGCTTGGAATTCAAAACTTGGAGATCAATGGGAAGAAGAGGAGACGGAATACTCGGGTCAAAGAAAAGCATGATTCAGTAAAAGAGGAAAATGGTAATGATGAATCCAATAATGTTTTCCGTCATAGGCGGAAAAACAAGCCTCGCCGTGCTGCAGAAGCTGGTGTTAAGTGCAACTGA
- the LOC107025729 gene encoding pentatricopeptide repeat-containing protein At5g59600-like: MLKIPVKYRKSTHVSVSIWDFLLDMKLYLLSPINLSVSGFGLLLQKCLKEKLLQPCKQVHALMLTSHTDMNALSLNSKLIGAYASCGDLGSAELVFQRTTNLNIFAFNWMISALAFHGYPEKSIGYFSLLQQSRNIPNKYTFAVVLKVCVGLMDLNKGKEVQSMIYRMGFESELSVANALINMYGKCGSTEYARLVFNVMVERDIVSWTSMIYSYANVGKIEESFILFEKMRLEGIKPNDFTWNVMIAGYARRGDCDTAFMLLSKMSEEGLTPDLVTWNAMVSGYVQSHRSTEALALLQEMLDAGVKPNEITLTGLLPVCGLIDSAYAGKEIHGLAYRLELFANVFVASALIDMYSRCGSVEDAWNVFSSVPFKNVASWNAMLSCYGKHGRIEHAIKLFEKMQYEGVLPNEVTLTSLLSACSHGGLVEKGLKIFWSMEECYGIRARKEHYACVIDLLCRVGRLEEAYNIVKDMAIEVTDSVVGAFFSGCKVYARRDLAEKMAKDILQMDLKKPEGLVALSNIYAAEGEWDNVENVRNMMKDKGFNKMPGSSWL; this comes from the exons ATGTTAAAG ATTCCAGTAAAATATCGAAAATCAACACATGTGAGTGTTTCCATTTGGGACTTCCTTTTGGACATGAAATTGTACCTCTTATCCCCAATCAACCTGTCTGTAAGCGGTTTTGGCTTGTTACTACAAAAATGCTTGAAAGAGAAATTGCTGCAACCGTGCAAGCAAGTTCATGCATTAATGTTAACATCACACACTGACATGAATGCTTTGTCATTGAATTCAAAGCTCATCGGTGCCTATGCAAGTTGTGGGGATCTAGGTTCTGCTGAGCTTGTGTTCCAAAGAACAACAAACCTGAATATTTTTGCATTTAATTGGATGATTTCAGCTTTAGCATTCCATGGCTACCCTGAGAAATCCATTGGGTACTTCTCTCTTCTTCAACAATCAAGAAATATTCCGAACAAGTACACATTTGCTGTAGTGTTAAAAGTATGTGTTGGTCTAATGGATCTGAACAAAGGAAAGGAAGTGCAGAGTATGATATATAGAATGGGATTTGAGTCAGAGCTATCGGTTGCCAATGCCTTGATTAATATGTATGGCAAATGTGGCAGTACGGAATATGCTcgtttagtttttaatgtaaTGGTCGAGAGAGATATTGTATCCTGGACATCAATGATATATTCATATGCTAACGTGGGGAAAATTGAAGAAtcctttattttgtttgaaaaaatgaGGTTAGAAGGCATAAAGCCTAATGATTTTACATGGAATGTAATGATCGCTGGATATGCTAGGAGAGGAGACTGTGACACAGCTTTTATGTTACTCTCAAAAATGAGTGAAGAGGGGTTGACTCCAGATTTGGTTACCTGGAATGCAATGGTCTCAGGGTATGTTCAGAGCCACAGATCAACTGAAGCTCTAGCATTATTGCAGGAAATGTTGGATGCTGGAGTGAAGCCTAATGAAATCACGCTCACTGGGCTTCTGCCAGTCTGTGGGTTGATTGACTCTGCATATGCAGGGAAAGAAATCCATGGCTTAGCATATAGATTAGAGCTTTTTGCTAATGTCTTTGTTGCTAGTGCTCTCATTGACATGTACAGTCGATGTGGGAGTGTAGAAGATGCTTGGAATGTTTTCAGTTCTGTTCCTTTCAAGAATGTTGCATCATGGAATGCTATGTTAAGTTGTTATGGGAAGCATGGCAGAATAGAACATGCAATCAAACTTTTTGAGAAGATGCAGTATGAAGGAGTGCTGCCAAATGAAGTAACCTTAACTTCTCTTCTTTCTGCATGTAGTCATGGTGGTTTAGTTGAGAAGGGTTTGAAGATCTTTTGGTCCATGGAGGAGTGTTATGGCATTAGAGCAAGGAAAGAGCATTATGCTTGTGTTATTGATCTTTTGTGTCGTGTCGGGAGGCTGGAGGAGGCTTACAATATAGTCAAAGACATGGCAATAGAAGTTACAGATTCAGTTGTTGGTGCTTTCTTCAGTGGCTGTAAGGTCTATGCAAGGAGAGATCTTGCTGAAAAGATGGCTAAGGATATATTACAGATGGACCTGAAGAAGCCTGAAGGTCTTGTAGCCCTTTCAAACATTTATGCTGCTGAGGGAGAGTGGGATAATGTTGAGAATGTGAGGAACATGATGAAGGACAAGGGATTCAATAAGATGCCTGGTTCCAGTTGGTTGTAG
- the LOC107025731 gene encoding uncharacterized protein LOC107025731 isoform X2, whose translation MMGWRCLNVGNSYLRLSSFIVSKTVIVLMITFNSHVIEKRLLIPLLSVKRYTQLRLPPHTSISKQQNPLISYTHYMYDDSKSQDMIERKIKNAPAGQGTVRMLTREEWESVQEVRPRTPFESKLARPNAKLRTGEPLKMEDVKDWTIDVITDALTRAEECAKRGSN comes from the exons ATGATGGGTTGGCGGTGCCTAAATGTAGGCAATTCATATCTTCGTTTATCTTCTTTTATAGTAAGT AAAACAGTGATAGTGCTGATGATAACATTCAACTCTCACGTTATTGAAAAACGACTACTTATCCCTCTCCTTTCAGTCAA AAGATATACTCAACTACGACTCCCACCACATACATCAATCAGCAAACAACAGAATCCTTTGATCTCCTACACACACTATATG TATGATGACTCAAAGTCGCAAGATATGATTGAGCGAAAAATAAAGAATGCGCCTGCTGGTCAAGGAACAGTTAGGATGCTTACCCGCGAGGAATGGGAATCAGTTCAGGAAGTGCGACCAAGAACTCCGTTTGAATCTAAACTGGCCCGTCCAAATGCAAAGCTTAGGACAGGGGAGCCTTTGAAGATG GAAGATGTCAAGGATTGGACAATAGATGTTATAACTGACGCACTAACACGAGCTGAAGAATGTGCTAAACGAGGATCGAACTAA
- the LOC107025731 gene encoding uncharacterized protein LOC107025731 isoform X3: MITFNSHVIEKRLLIPLLSVKRYTQLRLPPHTSISKQQNPLISYTHYMYDDSKSQDMIERKIKNAPAGQGTVRMLTREEWESVQEVRPRTPFESKLARPNAKLRTGEPLKMEDVKDWTIDVITDALTRAEECAKRGSN; encoded by the exons ATGATAACATTCAACTCTCACGTTATTGAAAAACGACTACTTATCCCTCTCCTTTCAGTCAA AAGATATACTCAACTACGACTCCCACCACATACATCAATCAGCAAACAACAGAATCCTTTGATCTCCTACACACACTATATG TATGATGACTCAAAGTCGCAAGATATGATTGAGCGAAAAATAAAGAATGCGCCTGCTGGTCAAGGAACAGTTAGGATGCTTACCCGCGAGGAATGGGAATCAGTTCAGGAAGTGCGACCAAGAACTCCGTTTGAATCTAAACTGGCCCGTCCAAATGCAAAGCTTAGGACAGGGGAGCCTTTGAAGATG GAAGATGTCAAGGATTGGACAATAGATGTTATAACTGACGCACTAACACGAGCTGAAGAATGTGCTAAACGAGGATCGAACTAA
- the LOC107025731 gene encoding uncharacterized protein LOC107025731 isoform X1 — MLGIHKFYRQVHTLSREYGPSETLKRKVAELKVKRKRKDPRKNQLFVQVPDSRSFLDTATMPMILTVVGTALFAKLLMMYDDSKSQDMIERKIKNAPAGQGTVRMLTREEWESVQEVRPRTPFESKLARPNAKLRTGEPLKMEDVKDWTIDVITDALTRAEECAKRGSN; from the exons ATGCTGGGTATTCACAAATTCTATAGACAAGTTCACACATTGTCTCGTGAATATGGCCCTAGCGAGACGTTGAAGAGGAAGGTTGCTGAATTGAAGGTAAAGAGGAAACGAAAAGATCCTCGGAAGAATCAGTTATTTGTTCAGGTTCCTGATTCAAGATCATTCCTTGATACTGCTACTATGCCCATGATACTCACTGTTGTTGGGACTGCACTTTTCGCAAAGCTCCTCATGATG TATGATGACTCAAAGTCGCAAGATATGATTGAGCGAAAAATAAAGAATGCGCCTGCTGGTCAAGGAACAGTTAGGATGCTTACCCGCGAGGAATGGGAATCAGTTCAGGAAGTGCGACCAAGAACTCCGTTTGAATCTAAACTGGCCCGTCCAAATGCAAAGCTTAGGACAGGGGAGCCTTTGAAGATG GAAGATGTCAAGGATTGGACAATAGATGTTATAACTGACGCACTAACACGAGCTGAAGAATGTGCTAAACGAGGATCGAACTAA